One genomic window of Polyangium aurulentum includes the following:
- a CDS encoding DUF1549 domain-containing protein, producing MRWFRLILPLIAALGAGACGNGNEGPAGLGEPTGSNPSGGEETTGGNGTNPTGGSGETPTPDETVLDERVVDYNEALRTASLKLVRNLPTLQQIKNVELATDKKAAYTAEIDAMLADPRFTERMIKWWKDTMRQAGGAADNKPSRDTAPNFAARVTVEGRPYTDLFTATENTCPGYDNQARAFTDGNCNNNVPQHAGVLTNPGVMMQFNGNLAFRRVRWVQEIFVCTKFPAEYAEKPVQTENGNDYVSPWDFESIGTTPIDFQDTQSVVCANCHTTMNHIAPLFGNFDGNGMWTNQIQVMTPTVPDPVKTELSHWLRPGETTAWRMGQPVEDLPALGKVMAQDPAVIECAVARMYNFAMSKEDIVSDLATVPPAVLEPWITEFTTNGMKLNQTLRAILLSDDFVKF from the coding sequence ATGCGATGGTTTAGGCTGATCCTCCCCTTGATCGCCGCGCTCGGGGCGGGCGCATGCGGGAATGGGAACGAGGGACCCGCGGGGCTCGGAGAGCCCACGGGAAGCAATCCCTCGGGTGGCGAGGAGACGACGGGAGGCAATGGGACGAACCCGACCGGTGGGTCGGGGGAGACGCCGACGCCCGACGAGACGGTGCTCGACGAGCGCGTCGTCGATTACAACGAGGCGCTCCGGACGGCCTCGCTCAAGCTCGTGCGCAACCTGCCCACGTTGCAGCAGATCAAGAACGTCGAGCTCGCGACGGACAAGAAGGCCGCCTACACGGCCGAGATCGACGCGATGCTCGCGGATCCCCGCTTCACCGAGCGGATGATCAAATGGTGGAAGGACACGATGCGCCAGGCCGGCGGGGCCGCGGACAACAAGCCGAGCCGTGACACGGCGCCGAACTTCGCCGCGCGCGTGACGGTCGAGGGGCGTCCCTACACCGACCTCTTCACGGCCACGGAGAACACCTGCCCTGGCTACGACAACCAGGCGCGCGCGTTCACCGACGGCAACTGCAACAACAACGTCCCGCAGCACGCCGGCGTGCTCACGAATCCGGGCGTGATGATGCAGTTCAACGGCAACCTGGCCTTCCGGCGCGTCCGCTGGGTGCAGGAGATCTTCGTCTGCACCAAGTTCCCGGCCGAGTACGCCGAGAAGCCCGTGCAGACCGAGAACGGCAACGATTACGTCTCGCCCTGGGACTTCGAGTCGATCGGCACGACGCCCATCGATTTCCAGGACACGCAATCGGTCGTCTGCGCCAACTGCCACACGACGATGAACCACATCGCCCCGCTGTTCGGGAACTTCGACGGCAATGGCATGTGGACCAATCAGATCCAGGTCATGACGCCGACCGTGCCCGACCCGGTGAAGACCGAGCTGTCGCACTGGCTCAGGCCGGGCGAGACGACGGCGTGGCGCATGGGCCAGCCCGTCGAGGATCTGCCCGCGCTCGGCAAGGTGATGGCCCAGGATCCGGCCGTCATCGAGTGCGCGGTGGCGCGCATGTACAACTTTGCGATGTCGAAGGAAGACATCGTGAGCGATCTGGCGACGGTGCCGCCCGCGGTGCTCGAGCCCTGGATCACCGAGTTCACGACGAATGGCATGAAGCTGAACCAGACGCTGCGCGCGATCCTGCTCAGCGATGATTTCGTCAAGTTCTGA
- a CDS encoding uroporphyrinogen-III synthase: MTHLPGSFGGRLVVGFESRRAAEMASLIERHGGAAVSAPSLREVALEQPAAALPFAEALAAGRIDVVVLMTGVGTRGLVEAVAPVLDRSAFAAALARTTVVVRGHKPASALRELGVTGFVTVPAPNSFREVLGALDGLGSLAGRRVAVQEYGAPNRELAAGLEARGAEVLPVAVYRYALPEDTAPLRRALHRIAEGEIDIALFTSRAQVEHALLVAGEEGIEERVRARLVRGLVGSVGPVCSEALRLEGLPPDVEPEHPKMGHLVKEAAARAGDILAAKASGGHAG, from the coding sequence ATGACGCATCTTCCAGGCTCCTTCGGCGGTCGCCTCGTCGTCGGCTTCGAGAGCCGGCGCGCGGCTGAGATGGCCTCCCTCATCGAGCGGCATGGGGGCGCGGCCGTCAGCGCGCCGTCGCTTCGCGAGGTCGCCCTCGAGCAGCCTGCCGCGGCCTTGCCCTTTGCCGAAGCGCTCGCGGCTGGACGGATCGACGTGGTCGTGTTGATGACGGGCGTCGGGACGCGGGGGCTCGTGGAGGCGGTGGCGCCGGTGCTCGATCGGTCGGCGTTTGCTGCGGCGCTTGCTCGTACGACCGTGGTCGTGCGCGGGCACAAGCCGGCCTCGGCGCTGCGGGAGCTGGGCGTGACGGGGTTCGTGACCGTGCCGGCGCCGAACAGCTTTCGTGAGGTGCTCGGGGCGCTCGATGGGCTCGGCTCGCTCGCGGGGCGGCGGGTGGCGGTGCAGGAGTACGGCGCGCCGAACCGCGAGCTTGCTGCGGGGCTCGAGGCGCGTGGGGCGGAGGTCTTGCCGGTGGCGGTTTACCGCTACGCGTTGCCCGAGGACACGGCGCCGCTGCGGCGGGCGCTTCATCGGATTGCGGAGGGCGAGATCGACATCGCGCTCTTCACGAGTCGGGCGCAGGTCGAGCATGCGCTGCTCGTGGCGGGTGAGGAGGGGATCGAGGAGCGCGTGCGGGCGCGGCTCGTGCGTGGGCTCGTGGGCTCGGTGGGGCCGGTGTGCTCGGAGGCGTTGCGGCTCGAGGGGCTGCCGCCGGACGTCGAGCCCGAGCATCCGAAGATGGGGCATCTCGTCAAGGAAGCCGCGGCGCGCGCGGGGGACATCCTCGCCGCGAAAGCCAGCGGCGGTCACGCGGGGTAG
- a CDS encoding TerB family tellurite resistance protein, which yields MGLLSWLGLKRGDAYPNLDALLIELRRALPDDESVVLRYIAIVVVLLGKVATVDGRFTEGEERSLRDLLSHIDRLTPNDIEAVTRALRGKLPELSDDELSLCYRELKALCDGRERVEVLRLLTEVAVADGSLTPAERAELHHVADELGVPESQLEAVEHEVEHEHEQQAEAEDKAEGPPDADA from the coding sequence GTGGGACTCCTCTCCTGGCTCGGCCTGAAGCGGGGAGACGCGTACCCGAACCTGGACGCGCTCCTCATCGAGCTACGCCGTGCCTTGCCCGACGACGAGAGCGTCGTGCTCCGGTACATCGCCATCGTCGTGGTTCTGCTCGGCAAGGTCGCGACCGTGGACGGGCGCTTCACCGAGGGCGAGGAGAGGTCGCTGCGCGATCTGCTCTCCCACATCGACCGGCTCACGCCGAACGACATCGAGGCCGTCACGCGCGCGCTTCGCGGCAAGCTGCCCGAGCTCAGCGACGACGAGCTTTCGCTCTGCTATCGCGAGCTGAAGGCGCTCTGCGACGGTCGCGAGCGCGTGGAGGTGCTGCGGCTGCTGACCGAGGTCGCGGTGGCGGACGGCTCGCTCACGCCTGCGGAGCGCGCCGAGCTGCACCACGTCGCCGATGAGCTGGGCGTGCCCGAGAGTCAGCTCGAGGCCGTCGAGCACGAGGTCGAGCACGAGCACGAGCAGCAGGCCGAAGCCGAAGACAAGGCGGAAGGGCCGCCCGACGCCGACGCTTAG
- a CDS encoding MXAN_5808 family serine peptidase, translating into MRILERLGKLGVVFASFALATFFAFHFGAGGLWRGFEPALAVTGSAAKAPYDLTRLEAVNETLKLIRDKYVEPGRVKPKEMLLSALNYVQRDVAQVIVLNDDPNEVTVRVETAEKKFRIDNVQGPWDVSARLREVFAFLQKNLRGTEVDLREVEYAACNGMLHTLDPHSVFLSPEAYKEMNVSTAGHFGGLGIVISIRDQMLTVINPMPETPASRSGIKRHDRIVKINNESTLNMPLDDAVKRLRGDPGTKVTVWVTRDGDGGWNNPKPFELTREVIKVRSVEYRPLDNSIGYVKIKNFQSTTSAELEAALDDLRGKGSLKGLVLDLRGNPGGLLDQATRVSDKFLADGVLVATVGASEGRDEKKARAPGTEPPYPITVLVNGSSASASEIVAGALKNHNRAVIVGQTSFGKGSVQLVFPDVTSEKAALKLTIAQYLTPGDVSIQGVGVTPDIELDPMTVDELEMDLTIQKDGLRERDLSAHLTNGRAATGAKPLQVVRYQLTSADREEMRERGGENVDDEFKVDFPVRFARDLASRMPQSVPRPQQVEAVRDFIEQVRKDELNKVGAELSKLGYDWSDAPDPAVGPAKGDYEVKVETDRANNEVVAGEPMTLSVTVKNNGKLPIYRLRASTESDSPYFDSKELVFGKIGPGQSKTSKVPLGWCEVEGRKVGTTKPRAANAKRVCKLPMDALSRSDGVKVKFEAAGAHEPNPAEIRPTIRALERPLFQYAYQIADDREGNGDGRIQRGEGLTMYLTVKNVGKGRSFETQANIANLSGDGLLLRAGRFDVSNMMPGDVRKVAFTFDVQQQLQDNEASLSLSVTDRDLREFATEKVKIPVTSALQVTKTSGTAKAGAQGATLLTSPEKGAMVFGRLPAGEGVSILGKAGDFLKVDLGGNRFAFVPAAETTNGGGASAAPKFEEVYSHAPPLLDVSSAAMATRDDKVKITGTAADGERLLDLYVFVGSRKLYYKSNRDGADPKKASFEFDAPLRPGVNMITVVARENSDTTTRRTLVVRKDSADGAILKTPKTDDPVADWMGEQLPED; encoded by the coding sequence ATGCGAATCCTCGAGCGGTTGGGGAAGCTCGGCGTGGTCTTCGCGTCGTTCGCCCTCGCGACCTTCTTTGCGTTTCACTTCGGTGCGGGAGGTCTGTGGCGCGGCTTCGAGCCTGCGCTCGCGGTCACCGGATCCGCAGCCAAGGCTCCGTACGATCTCACGCGGCTCGAGGCGGTCAACGAGACCCTCAAGCTGATTCGTGACAAGTACGTCGAGCCGGGCCGCGTAAAGCCGAAGGAGATGCTCCTGTCGGCGCTCAACTACGTCCAGCGCGACGTGGCGCAGGTCATCGTCCTCAACGACGACCCGAATGAAGTCACGGTCCGCGTCGAGACGGCGGAGAAGAAGTTCCGCATCGACAACGTGCAGGGCCCCTGGGACGTCTCGGCGCGCCTGCGCGAGGTCTTCGCGTTCCTCCAGAAAAACCTCCGCGGCACCGAGGTCGATCTGCGCGAGGTCGAGTACGCGGCGTGCAACGGCATGCTGCACACGCTCGACCCGCACTCGGTCTTCCTGAGCCCCGAGGCGTACAAGGAGATGAACGTCTCGACGGCCGGCCACTTCGGCGGCCTCGGGATCGTCATCTCGATCCGCGACCAGATGCTCACGGTCATCAACCCGATGCCGGAGACGCCTGCGAGCCGCTCGGGCATCAAGCGTCACGATCGGATCGTCAAGATCAACAACGAGTCGACGCTGAACATGCCGCTCGACGACGCCGTGAAGCGGCTGCGCGGCGACCCCGGGACCAAGGTCACCGTGTGGGTCACGCGCGACGGCGACGGCGGCTGGAACAACCCGAAGCCCTTCGAGCTCACGCGCGAGGTGATCAAGGTTCGCTCCGTCGAGTACCGGCCGCTCGACAACAGCATCGGCTACGTGAAGATCAAGAACTTCCAGTCGACGACCTCGGCCGAGCTCGAGGCTGCGCTCGACGATCTTCGCGGCAAGGGCTCGCTCAAGGGCCTGGTGCTCGACCTGCGCGGCAACCCCGGCGGTCTGCTCGATCAGGCGACGCGCGTCTCCGACAAGTTCCTCGCCGACGGCGTGCTCGTCGCGACCGTGGGCGCGTCCGAGGGCCGCGACGAGAAGAAGGCCCGCGCGCCCGGCACCGAGCCGCCCTACCCCATCACGGTGCTCGTCAACGGCTCGTCCGCGAGCGCGAGCGAGATCGTCGCGGGCGCGCTCAAGAACCACAACCGCGCCGTCATCGTCGGTCAGACGAGCTTCGGCAAGGGCAGCGTGCAGCTCGTCTTCCCCGACGTCACCTCGGAGAAGGCGGCCCTCAAGCTGACCATCGCGCAGTACCTCACGCCCGGCGACGTCTCCATCCAGGGCGTGGGCGTGACGCCGGACATCGAGCTCGACCCGATGACCGTCGACGAGCTCGAGATGGATCTGACGATCCAGAAAGACGGCCTGCGCGAGCGCGATCTGTCGGCGCACCTGACCAACGGGCGCGCGGCGACGGGCGCGAAGCCCTTGCAGGTCGTGCGCTACCAGCTCACGAGCGCCGACCGCGAGGAGATGCGCGAGCGCGGCGGCGAGAACGTCGACGACGAGTTCAAGGTCGACTTCCCGGTCCGCTTCGCCCGTGACCTCGCGTCACGCATGCCGCAGTCGGTTCCCCGCCCGCAGCAGGTCGAGGCGGTGCGCGACTTCATCGAGCAGGTTCGCAAGGACGAGCTCAACAAGGTCGGCGCCGAGCTGTCGAAGCTCGGCTACGACTGGTCCGACGCGCCCGACCCCGCGGTCGGTCCTGCGAAGGGCGACTACGAGGTCAAGGTCGAGACCGACCGCGCGAACAACGAGGTGGTCGCGGGCGAGCCGATGACCCTGTCGGTCACGGTGAAGAACAACGGCAAGCTGCCGATCTACCGCCTGCGCGCCTCGACCGAGAGCGACAGCCCGTACTTCGACAGCAAGGAGCTGGTGTTCGGCAAGATCGGCCCTGGCCAGAGCAAGACCTCGAAGGTCCCGCTCGGCTGGTGCGAGGTCGAGGGGCGCAAGGTCGGCACGACCAAGCCGCGCGCGGCGAACGCCAAGCGCGTCTGCAAGCTCCCGATGGACGCGCTCAGCAGGAGCGACGGCGTGAAGGTGAAGTTCGAGGCGGCGGGCGCGCACGAGCCCAACCCGGCCGAGATTCGCCCGACGATCCGCGCGCTCGAGCGGCCGCTCTTCCAGTACGCCTACCAGATCGCCGACGACCGCGAGGGCAACGGCGACGGCCGCATCCAGCGCGGCGAGGGCCTCACGATGTACCTGACGGTCAAGAACGTCGGCAAGGGCCGCTCGTTCGAGACGCAGGCGAACATCGCGAACCTCTCGGGCGACGGCCTGCTCCTGCGCGCCGGGCGCTTCGACGTCTCCAACATGATGCCGGGCGACGTGCGCAAGGTGGCGTTCACCTTCGACGTGCAGCAGCAGCTCCAGGACAACGAGGCCTCGCTCAGCCTGTCGGTCACCGACCGCGACCTGCGCGAGTTCGCGACCGAGAAGGTGAAGATCCCGGTCACGAGCGCGCTGCAGGTGACGAAGACCTCGGGCACGGCGAAGGCTGGCGCGCAGGGCGCCACGCTGCTCACCTCTCCCGAGAAGGGCGCGATGGTCTTCGGCCGTCTGCCTGCGGGCGAGGGCGTGTCGATCCTCGGCAAGGCCGGCGATTTCTTGAAGGTCGACCTCGGCGGCAACCGCTTCGCCTTCGTGCCCGCGGCCGAGACCACGAACGGCGGCGGGGCTTCGGCGGCGCCGAAGTTCGAGGAGGTCTACTCGCACGCGCCGCCGCTGCTCGACGTGAGCAGCGCGGCCATGGCCACGCGCGACGACAAGGTGAAGATCACCGGCACGGCGGCGGATGGCGAGCGCCTGCTCGACCTGTACGTCTTCGTCGGCTCGCGCAAGCTCTACTACAAGTCGAACCGCGACGGCGCCGACCCCAAGAAGGCGAGCTTCGAGTTCGACGCGCCGCTGCGTCCGGGCGTGAACATGATCACGGTCGTGGCGCGCGAGAACAGCGACACGACCACGCGCCGCACGCTCGTGGTTCGCAAGGACAGCGCTGACGGCGCGATCCTCAAGACGCCGAAGACCGACGATCCAGTCGCCGACTGGATGGGCGAGCAGCTCCCCGAGGACTGA
- the tatA gene encoding twin-arginine translocase TatA/TatE family subunit, with protein sequence MGRLGITELLLILGVALLLFGASRVADIGKGLGEGIRNFKKGLKDDEQPPPKQLTKKDDEGGEKSAS encoded by the coding sequence ATGGGCCGACTGGGCATCACGGAACTCCTCCTCATCCTCGGCGTCGCGCTGCTCTTGTTCGGCGCCAGCCGGGTCGCCGACATCGGCAAGGGTCTCGGCGAGGGGATCCGCAACTTCAAGAAGGGCTTGAAGGACGACGAGCAGCCGCCGCCCAAGCAGCTCACGAAAAAGGACGACGAGGGCGGCGAAAAGTCCGCCTCGTAG